TCTCTCAAGGCCCGGAGCCTTCCGGCCGGGCCCGTCCAGGCCCGTGCACCTCGGGGCTTTCTGCTGGGGAACCATCACGATGTCCCCATCAGCCGCGTGAAGTCCGCCCTTACTTGCCGGAGAAGGGCATATAGCCAACTTCCCCCGGTGTGCGGTAGACTCTTGTTATGGCAAACCCCGTTTCCCCGAAGGACCGTTCCCTGGCCGGGAAGCCTCTTTCGCGGGATATCTCTTCATGAATGTGCTCCTCATAAGCGCAAACCGTAACGCGCACCCCGCCCCGGTCCTGCCGGCGGGGGCGTGTCTTACGGCGGAGGCGGCCCGGCGGGCCGGACACCGTGTGAGGATGCTGGACCTCATGTTCCAGAGAAACCCCCGTCGGGCTCTCCGGCGCGCTCTCGGGCGAACGGCACCGGAGGTGGTAGGCATCTCCCTGAGGAATATCGACAACAACGACATGCAAAACCCTCTTTTCTACCCCGGAGAGCTCGGGCCCCTCATCGAAGAGATACGGACCGCCACGCCCGCCCCCGTCGTCCTCGGGGGCGCCGCGGCCGGCGTCATGCCGGGGGAGCTCCTTCGACGGACGGGCGTCGACTGGGTGGTCCCGACCGAGGGGGAGGCCGTCTTTCCGGCCCTTCTCGGGAGCATCGAGAAAGGGGGCTCCCCGCGCAAGATACCCGGGGTGGCCTGGCTGGAGGGCGGAGAGGTAAGGGAGAACCCCCTTGCCACCCGGAGGATGCCGGGAGGGTTCTCGGTCCCCCGCTACGGCGATTGGGTGAACGTTAGGGCATACAGGCGGAGCATGGCCGCAGCACCGCTTCAAACAAAGCTGGGCTGCCATTTTCGCTGTGTGTACTGCACCTACCGGAAGCTGGAGGGCATGAGCTACCGCTTGATGGAGCCCGGAGCGGCCCTTGAGGCCGTGCGCGGCCTGAGGAGGCAGGGTTTCCGGGACGTGGAGTTTACGGATAACGTCTTTAACTTCCCTTACGCCCATGCCATGGCCGTCCTCGGAGAGCTGGCCCGCGGGAGGCACGAGACGCGTCTTCACAGCGTGGAAATGAACCCCCTGCAGATGGACGACCCCCTTCTCGATGCCATGGAGGAGGCCGGGTTTTCAAGCATCGGGGTGACG
This genomic interval from Nitrospirota bacterium contains the following:
- a CDS encoding radical SAM protein; translated protein: MNVLLISANRNAHPAPVLPAGACLTAEAARRAGHRVRMLDLMFQRNPRRALRRALGRTAPEVVGISLRNIDNNDMQNPLFYPGELGPLIEEIRTATPAPVVLGGAAAGVMPGELLRRTGVDWVVPTEGEAVFPALLGSIEKGGSPRKIPGVAWLEGGEVRENPLATRRMPGGFSVPRYGDWVNVRAYRRSMAAAPLQTKLGCHFRCVYCTYRKLEGMSYRLMEPGAALEAVRGLRRQGFRDVEFTDNVFNFPYAHAMAVLGELARGRHETRLHSVEMNPLQMDDPLLDAMEEAGFSSIGVTAESASDRVLEGMDKGFAARDVVRAAEVVNRHRLPCLWVFLLGGPGETMETVKETFRFARQYVRPRDAAFIQAGVRIYPGTGLEAIARKEGVLTLRAGDMLEPVFYCSPQVDPGWLLGAVREELSRHMNYTGSESIGLSALPLINRAAFALGMRPPLWRYSRTIRRGLGLLGVKA